The DNA region AAGTTTTTGCACTGGCTAGAGACCTTAAGCAAAAGCGCGGGCGTCATACGCCGCCGGTTCTCCAGCATCAGACGTGGGCGATGATTTTTTCGAAATCGAGCACCCGCACGCGGGTCTCGTTCGAGGTCGGCATTCATGAGCTGGGCGGCAATCCGCTTTTCCTGAATAAAAACGACATCCAGCTCGGTCGCGGTGAATCCATCGAAGACACGGCGAAAGTGCTCTCACGGTTCGTGCATGGACTTGTTGTTCGCACGTACGATCACGCGGAAGTCGAACGGCTCGCGGCGGCTGGAAATATCCCGGTGATCAACGCGCTGACGGATTTTCTCCACCCGTGCCAGATCTACGCGGACGCGTTCACGCTCGCGGAACGTTGGGCGCCGAAAGACGGCGATCTGCTCGCGTCTTTGAAGGGGCGCAAGATCGCGTTCCTCGGCGATACGGCGTGCAACATGGCGAACTCGTGGGTGCTCGGCGCGAATCTTTTCGGCATGAAGATCGCACTCTCGGGTCCGAAAGGTTTCGAGCCGGATGCCGCGGCCAATGCGTTGTTCGCGAAGGAAGGTTTCGCAGGCGGTTATCAGTTCACGACCGATCCGTACGAAGCGGTGAAAGACGCGGACGTGGTTTACACCGACGTCTGGGTCAGCATGGGCAAAGAGGCCGAATCGGCCGAGCGCATCAAACAGATGACGCCGTTTGCCGTGACCGCGAAGCTCTTCGCTGCGGCGAAACCCGACGCGTACTTCATGCACTGTCTGCCGGCTTATCCGGGCAAGGAAGTGACGCAGGAGGTTTTGGATAATCCTCGCTCGATCATCTTCGATCAGGCTGAAAATCGTCTGCACGCGCAGAAGGCTATCATGGCCGTGCTCGCGCAGCAGCCGCGGGCTTAACGCTCGTCGCATCGTTTAACTCTCAACATTTCCCATCTATGAAAATCGTCCTCGCATACTCGGGCGGCCTAGACACGTCCGTCATCGTCAAGTGGCTCAAAGAGACCTATGACGCCGAGATCATCACTTTCGCGGCCGACGTCGGTCAGGAAGAAGAACTGAAGGGTCTCGACAAGAAGGCCAAGAAGACTGGCGCCTCGAAACACTACACGCTCGATCTCGTCGAAGAGTTCGCGAGCGACTTCATCTTCCCGATGATCCGAGCCAACGCGATTTACGAAGGCCAGTATTACCTCGGCACTTCGATCGCGCGTCCGCTGATCGCGAAGGCGCAGGTGGACATCGCGCACAAGGAAAAGGCCGACACCGTCGCGCACGGCGCTACAGGCAAGGGCAATGACCAGTGCCGTTTCGAGCTCACCTACATGGCGCTCGATCCTAAGCTGCAGATCATCGCTCCGTGGAAGATGGAAGAGTATCGCGCGCTGTTCCCCGGCCGCGCCGAGATGATTGCTTACTGCGCCGAACATAAGATCCCGGTCGAGGCTTCGCTCAAGAAGCCGTACTCGATGGATCGTAACCTTCTCCACATCTCGTACGAAGCGGGCATCCTCGAAGATCCGTGGTTCGACCCGACGACTGAGGCGAACAAGGGGATGTTCAAGCTCTCCGTTTCGCCGGAGGACGCGCCGGACAAACCTGAGTACGTCGAAATTGATTTCGAGGCGGGCAACGCCGTCGCGGTTAACGGCAAGAAGCTCTCGCCCGGAAAGCTTCTCAAGGCGCTCAATAAACTCGGCGGCAAGCACGGCATCGGCCGTGTGGACCTCGTGGAAAACCGTTTCGTCGGCATGAAGAGCCGCGGTGTTTATGAAACTCCTGGCGGCACGATCCTCATGCAGGCGCATCGTCAGGTGGAGTCGCTCACGCTTGATCGCGAAGTGCTCCAACTCCGCGATGGTCTCATCCCGAAGTATGCGCAGCTCGTGTATAACGGCTTCTGGTTCGCTCCTGAGCGTGAGGCGCTTCAGGCGCTCGTGGACGAGAGCCAGCGCTACGTGACGGGCACCGTTCGCTTGAAGCTCTACAAGGGCAACATCATCACCTGCGGACGTAAGTCGAAGTTCTCGATGTACGACGACAAGATCGCGTCGATGGAAGGCGTGAAGAGCTGGTACAATCAGAGCGATGCGACCGGCTTCATCCGCCTCAATGGTCTGCGTCTCCGCGCGCGTAATCTGGCGCAGGGCGGCCCGAAGATCGGAAGCTGAGACTTAGCTGAGTCGTTCAGCGAGCGATTCGATTTTTAGACAAAGCCGGACGTGTTAGCGTCCGGCTTTTTTGTGCCGTTTGGAGGCGGTTTCGTAGAGTGCGCGCGGGGTTTGCCGAAATCATTCCGACGTTTTGCCCACCAGATTGCGATCGGAGTCCAGAATAGGGCGATGCCTGCAGCGCCTGTGCAGCCCAGCGCCGCAGCGCGTGTTGTTTGAGCGGTCGATAACACGTGAGCGACGAGTGCTGCGATCTGGATAGCGAAGAACAGAAAGAGGGCCCAGACCGCGTACCAGACCCAGAGCTGTCGTTTCTGCAGGCCGACGCTGAGAGCGATGCAGACGACGGCGAAGCCGAGAAGCTGTTGGGGCATCCAGAAAGACGATGCGGGCGGCTTGTTGTGCTCAAATAAAAAGGCCGCAGCGGTTAAGCTGCGGCCGGGGTTTTCAAGAAGGACCTGAATGTCGGTTAGACATCCTTGAAAAAGCGGTCGTCGGAGCTGGCGGCTTCGTGGCCGTTGCGATTCGGGATCGAATTTTTCACCGGAGCGCTGCCGTTGGCGGCGGTTTCGACGTGGCGGGCGCGGGCAGGAGCGGGACGGGCGGCTTTGGCGGCGGCGCGAGCGGGACGAGCGGCGGGCTTGGGCGCAGAAGCGGCGGCGACTTCGACGGGAGCGGCTTCGGGTTGAGCGGGAGCGGCGCTGGCTTCGGTGGCGGTTTTGTTGCCGCTGACCATGTGCGTCAGTTCGTTGATGATACCTTTGAGCTGGGCGGCCTGGCTGCTGAGCTCGTTGGCGGCGGCGCTGGTTTCTTCCGCGGTGGCGGCGTTGGCCTGCGTGACCTGATCCATGTCGGAGACGGCGCGGGAAACTTGGTCGATGCCCTGGCTTTGTTCTTGGGAGGCGACGGCGATCTCGGCGATGAGCTCATCGACCTGACGGGCTTTGGCGGTGATTTCGTCGAGGCTCTTGCCGACTTTTTCGGAGATCTTGGCGCCTTGTTCGGACTTGGCGGTGGAGTCGGAAATTTTCTGCGCGGTTTCGCGGGCGGCTTGAACGCTGCGTTGGGCGAGGGAGCGGACTTCGTCGGCGACGACGGCGAAACCGAGGCCGGCTTCACCGGCGCGGGCGGCTTCAACAGCGGCGTTGAGGGCGAGGAGGTTGGTTTGGAAGGCGATCTCGTCGATCGTCTTGATGATTTTGGAGATCTCGGTGCTCGAGGTCTGGATGGCGGCCATGGCGGCTTTCATCTCTTTCATGTCCTCGGTGCCGGCGTCGGCGGCGACGCGGGTTTGGTTGGCGAGGGATTTGGCGGCTTGAGCGTTTTCGGCGTTCTTGCGGGTCATGCCGGCCATTTCTTCGAGGGAGGCGGAGCTCTCTTCGAGGGCGGCGGCCTGGCGGGAGGAGCCTTCGGCCATCGTTTGGGAGGCGGAGGTGACCTGGCTGGAAGCGGAGGCGGTGTGTTCGGCGCCGCCGGTGAGGCGGGTGGTGAGCAGGGAGATGGGGCGCGTGACGCTGCGGACAATCACGAAGGCGAAGACGATGCCCAGGACGATGCCGGCGATGCTGAGCGAGAGCACGAGGAACTCGTTCTTTTTCTGATCGTCGCGGCTGATCTGATCGAGGTCATCCTGCTGTTTGCGCAGGGAGGTGCGGACGTTGGTGATTTCTTTGGTGAAGAGGGGGGCGAGGCGTTCGAGGTCGTCTTTGACGACGGCGGCGCGGGCCTGGGTGGAGGCGACGACTTTTTCGAAGCCTTCGATGTAGACGGCAGCGTTTTGCTGGATCTCGGTGATGAGCTTGGCCTTGGTGGGATCGGCGAGGGAGGCGTCGAGGGCTTCAGCTTCTTTGAGTTCTTTTTCCATGCCGACGACTTGTTTCACCATGGCGGCGATGGAGGCGCGGGTTTTTTCGGCGTGGGTGTCTTCGCGGGTAAGCAGGAAGCTGTTCACGGCGGCGAGGGCTTCGAAGAAATTCTGGAGGGCGGACGAGGTTTTGAAGGAGGCGTTCTGGTCGCCGGACTGGCGGGCGGCGAGGAGGATGCCTTTGAGGGCGTCGCCGATCGCGGTGGAACGGGGGTCGAGAGTGTTGGCGACCTCTGCCTGACGTTCGTGGAGGAGGGTGACGGTCTTTTGGAAGGCGGCGTTGTACTCGACGAGGAGTTTTTTGGCGTCGGCGATGTCTTGGGCGCGGTCGGCATTATCCTTCATCGCGGTGGCGGCCTGGTCGACGGCGGCATCGAGGGCTTTGCGGTTTTTTTCGTAGTTTGCGATGCTGTCCTCGGAGCCGGTGGCGAGAAACTCGTTCACGCCCATGCGGAGGTTGAGCATCGAGGACTCGAGGTTGGCGGCGACGTTGGTCTCGGCGGTGCTGTCGGAGAAGTCGGCGAGTCCTTTGCCCGCGCGGCCGAGGGCGAAATACGCGATGGCGGCGACTATGAGGAAGAGCGCGAAGACGAGAGCGAAGCCGGAGGTGATTTTCCGGCCGATGGTGAGCGATGGGAGTTTCACGATTTTAGAAAAGAGGATGTTGGCGGCGGGTACGGAGTGAAGAGACGCGGGGGCGCGGATTAGTCTTCGACGCTGAAACGCAGCGGGAGGGTGACCTTCACTTTGACGGCGGCGCCGTCTTTCTTGGCGGGCTTGAACTTCCACTTGGCGACGGCCTCCATCGCGGGGCGTTCGAAATCGGGATGCGAGGACTTGGCGACGCTGGTGCTGGCAACGGCACCGGTTTCGTCGATGACGATGGTGACGGCGACGACGCCGGAAACGCCTTCGCGTTTGAGGCTGTCGGGATAGCGGGGCGGCGGGGTCTTAACGGGGACGGGATTTTCGTCTACTTTGGTGTAGATCGTATCGTCGGCCACAGAGGTCAGCGGGAGGCTGACCAGGGCGAGGAAGGTGAACAGGGATAGGAAGCGGAGTAGTGGGGACGTCATGATTCAGCGATGAATGGTCCTCTTTTATCGGCCGCCCGGTGTTCAACTTAAGGATCGTGTACCGGTTTTGGACTCATGCACGAAAATGGACAGTTCGAGGGGAAACTGGTGGAGGTGGGGCAGCGAGGAGAGCGGCGCGCAGCGTGTATGCAGGACGTAAAAAAACCGCGCCCGGTGAAGGCGCGGTTTGGAAGGAGTGGAGGCGTCGGGTGCCGAAGCGGAATCAGGCGGCGGGAGCCGTGGTGACGGCTTTGCGCTGACGGCGGCGGTACATGACGAAGAGACCGGCGGCACCGCCGAGGAGAGCAACGGTGGTGGCGGGCTCGGGGACGGTGGTGAGGGTGGCATTGCCGAGGGAGTCGGCGATTGATCCGCCCGCCCCAACAGTCAAAAAGTTAAGTACCACAGTCGGTCCATCGGGAGGAAGTGCCCACGCTATTTCCGAGCTACTAGAAGAAGCATCATCTGTACGATACACACCATAAGACGTGCCTGAGCCGATAGTGGAGCTACCTGTCGTCAACGTCGGAAACCAATACAGCTGAAGAAGGTCGCCGTTATTTAAGGATCCGGTGAAATTTACAGTGACCGAGCTCGTGTAACCGCCTGCTACACCAGAAGCAGATGAACTAACTGAAAATGCGCCGAGAATGAGGTCGTCACCCGATAGAAACGATCCAGCGGTTGTCGAAGCAGTAGTTAGTGGTGCACTGAAAATGCTGTCAGTTGTACTTGCTACGAGAAGCACAAGTCCTCCGTTAGCCATGGCAGTGCCGGAAGAGTCTCTTAAGACGCCGCCGCCTAAAAGAAGGGTAACCGAAGCAGATGAGGAAGAAGCCCCAGCGATAAAAATAGCAAGAAGCGCTGCGATTGAGCGAAAGGATTTTTTCATGGAAGTTCAGTAAGTAGCGGAGTTGGTCCAAATGCTGGCAGAGCCCGTAGATGAAGTTGCTTTTCTGATCTGAACACCGGTGCCGGGCCCAAACACAACAGTGGAGCCGAAATTTTGAGAAGCATCGGCTCCAAATTTACGCCAAGCGCCGTTGTAGTAGTAGTAGGTGGCAGAGGACGACTTGTTTTTGGCAGCAACGGTGTTGTCAAAAACTAATAGAATATCGGACAGATTCAGGGGACTTGAGCTTGCTGAGAAAGCACCACTAGCAGCCAATCCAGAATCATCTAAAGTAACGGGGACTGGCCTTAATAGAGCTACAGGGTTGTCTTGTTTACCTCCTGTGTAAGTTTGGAGCGGAGTAACAAATTTTTTCGTCAGAACGCTCCCTGTTTGGGTGAGAGTACCGGCAGAAGCATTATTACGGACGATGAAATACGTATCGGGAATCAACGTGTCGTCGTTTCTGCTCACGGTGAGATCTTGGCCAAACAAACGCCATGCACCATTATAGAAAAAGTAGCTGCTGGTGGTTGAAAGATTGATTCCACTGGCCTGCAAGTTTGGTATTAAAACATACGTCTGTACTGCGAAGGGGGAGGCTGACGTCGTAAACGACACACCTGCGTCGGCTGCCGGGAACAGCGTACCGAGGGTCCAGTAGGGGATGATGCTGATGGAGTCGTTGGCGGCGAGGCCGGTGAGGGTGTCGCCGGCGAGGTCGATGGTGAGGGTGTTGCCGGCGTTGGCGGTGACTGTGTAGTAGTTACCTTCTTTGGTGCCGGAGCGGATGAAGGCGTAGTAGGTGTTGGCCTGTGTTCCAGAGGCGTAGACGAACTGGCTGGCGGTCCAGCCGGGGGTACCTGCAACGGTGATTACGTTGCCCGAAAAGGAGCTGACTTGGCCGACGAAGGCGGCGGGGCGGTGGAAGGGGACCGAGACGTAGGTGTCGGAATTGGCGAGGAGAGAGATGGTGTTGTAACCAACGGGGTCGGTCGTGGCCGTGGCGGCGACGCTCGCGGTCGCTCCGCACAGGGTGAGTGTCAGGCCGAGGACGAGGGTGTTTGAGAGGAGACGGGTGGTACTCACGTTGATAATGGGTCTGGCGATAGTGGGGTGGTTGAAAATGGAGGGAGCAATTTCCAAGTAGTCGCAAATTTGTGAAAATCTAAAAGGCGGAGGGAGGCAACCTAGCTGTTAAGCGGCGGTTTGGATTCCTGTTATCGGATCAGGTTCGAGGAAATCACAGCGGGCGGGGCAATTTACCGTTTAGTGTCATCGAGCCGGATCAACGGGGATGCGGGTGGCATCGTTGACTGGATGCGCGGGTTCCTACGCAGCGCGTGAGGATGCCGGAGCTGGCTGAGAGAGGGCTGAGCGCCGGACCGTCCTTGCGCTTTACGCTTGGTTTCTGGACCGTGGATGCGTTCGTTCGAACGCTGTCTTTTTAATCATGAAAAACCTCCGCGCCTCCTTCCTGATTTCCTCCCTGTTGTTTGCCGCCAGCGCGTTGTGCGCCGCTGATAAAGTGACGGTGACCGTCACGCATGCGCTCGATGCGGCGCGGCCGTCCGAGACCATCACGATCCCGTGGAGCGAGGTGAACAAGGCGTTACCGAATGCGTATCTGCAAAAAATCGCGGTCAAGGATGCGGCGGGCAACGTGCTCCCTTATCAGGTCACCAATGTCGCCCCGCAGGCGAAGGATCCGAAGAATGTGGGCGCGGCTTACGGTGAGTTGATTTTCCAGCACAGTTTCGCGGCGGGAGAGAAGTCGGCGACGTTCACGATCGAGAAGACGGACGTGGTTTCGCCGGTGTTTCCGCAGAAGGCTTTCGCGCGCTACATCCCGGAGCGGCTGGATGATTTTGGTTGGGAGAATGACAAGGTCGCTCACCGCACTTATGGCCAGGCGCTGGGCGAGCCGGCTCCGGCGGGTGTGGTGAAGGAAGTGCTCGTGACGAGCGGTCTCGATATCTGGTCGAAGCGGGTGGATTACCCGATTGTCGATCGTTGGTACAACAAGGGGCACGATCACTATCACAAGGACCAGGGCGAGGGTATGGACATGTATAATGTCGGCAAATCGCGCGGCTGCGGCGGCACCGGTGTGTGGGATGGGACGACGCTTTTTGTCGGTCGCAATTACAAGACGTGGAAGATCATAGCGAACGGGCCGATCCGGGCGATCTTCGAGCTCGGCTATGATTCGTGGGACGCGAATGGCGTGAAGGTTTCCGAGGTGAAGCGCTTCACGGTCGATGCCGGGCACAATCTCGACCGGATCGACAGCACGTTCACGTTTGAGGGCGCGCCCACGATCACCGTCGCGACGGGGTTGAATAAAAATAACGCCGACAAAGGCCAGGAGCCGCAGGTGGAAGTCATCAAAAATGAAGCCGCTGGTGTGCTGGCTCAGTGGACGGTCCAGAAAACCAACGGCGCGCTCGGCACGGCGGTGCTGATCCCGGGCGGCAAGTTTGAAGGCTACGCGGAAGACACGCTCAACGTGCTCGCGCTCGCCAAGGCGGAGTCGGGCAAGCCGGTGACTTATTACGCGGGCTCGGGCTGGACGAAGGCGGGCGATTTTCCCACGAAGGAAAGCTGGGAAAAGTATCTCGCCGATTTCGCTACGCGCCTGAAGTCGCCCATCACCGTCAAGGTCGGCGAATAATCAAATGACACCGCTGTCCTCCCGTGCGTCGCACATGAAGACGCGCGGGTAACGCATTTTTTGGGGCGGTGTTTCTCACGCGCCGTCCGCTTCTCGAATAACGACCACCGTCCTGCATCACTCACCTATGAAACTCCATTACTTCCCAACGCCTGCCCAGGCCAACGTCATGAGCACTGAGGAACTGCGCGCGCATTTCCACATCGGCGGCCTCTTCCAGCCAGGCAAGGTCCTCGCTCACTATACCGACCTCGATCGCATGATCGTCGGCGCCGCGCTGCCCACGACGGCGCCGCTCGGTCTGCCGCATGACAAGGAGCTCGGGACGAGTTTCTTCCTGGAGCGCCGCGAAATCGGCATCCTCAACGTCGGTGCGCCGGGCTCGGTCAAAGTCGGCGGCACGAAGTACGAACTCGGCACGCTCGACTGCGTGTATGTAGGGCTCGGCGAGAAGGACGTGACGTTTGAAAACGGCGCGAGCGGCCAGGCTGCGTTTTACTTCATCAGCACACCGGCTCACGCGAAATATCCGACGACGGTTGTGCGCAAGGCGGATGTATCCAGCGATCCGATCGGCGATGTCACGAAGGCGAATCGCCGCCGCATCCTGAAGTATATTCACATCGACGGCGTGAAGAGCTGCCAGCTCGTGATGGGTTGCACGGAGTTCGAGCCGGGCAGCGTTTGGAATACGATGCCTCCACACGTTCACAGCCGCCGCACGGAGATCTACCTGTACTTCGATGTCGCCGATCAGATGGTTGTCCACCTCATGGGCGAGCCGCAGAAAACGCGGCACATCATCATGCGCGATCGCGAGGTCGTCCTTTCGCCGGCGTGGTCGATCCACTCGGGTGTAGGCACCGGTTCTTATCGTTTCGTGTGGGCGATGGGCGGCGACAATCAGGTCTTCTCTGACATGGATGCGTGTCCGATCGCGGAGCTGAAGTGAGCGAACCCATCGACGTCAAAACGCTATCTTTCTGGAATCAGTCATGAGTAACTATCTCCAACAGAAATTCGGTCTCGCCGGTAAAGTCGCCCTTGTGACGGGTTCGTCGCAAGGCCTCGGCCGTTCGATGGCACTCGCGCTCGCGCAGGCTGGTGCCGATGTGATCATCAATGGACGTGATGCGTCGAAGCTCGGTGCGGTTGTCGCAGAAGTGGAAAAACTCGGACGCCGCGCGGTCGGCATCGCTGCTGATCTCGGCAAGCGCGAAGACGTGCAGCGGCTCATCGACCAGGCGATCGCCTGGCAGGGACATCTCGATATTCTCGTGAACAACGCAGGGCTGATCAAACGCACGCCGGCGGTTGATCACAGCGATGCGGACTGGGATCTGGTGCTCGGCGTGAATCTCGATGGCGTGTTCACGGCGTGCCGCGCGGCGGGCAAGCACATGCTCGCGCGGGGTTCGGGCAAGATCATCAACATCGCGTCGCTGCTGACGTTCTTCGGCGGTATCACGGTTCCTGGATACGCGGCCAGCAAGGGCGCGGTAGGCCAGCTCACGAAGGCGCTCTCGAACGAGTGGTCGTCGAAGGGCGTGAACGTGAACGCGATCTCCCCCGGTTATATGCGTACGGATAACACCGCCGCGCTTCAGGCCGACGCGGTGCGCTCGAAAGAAATCCTCAGCCGCATCCCGGCGAATCGCTGGGGCGAGCCGGGTGACATGGATGGCGCGATCGTTTTCCTGGCGTCGGCCGCGAGCGATTATCTGTCGGGCATCGTGATGCCCGTGGATGGTGGCTGGTG from Nibricoccus aquaticus includes:
- the kduI gene encoding 5-dehydro-4-deoxy-D-glucuronate isomerase, which codes for MKLHYFPTPAQANVMSTEELRAHFHIGGLFQPGKVLAHYTDLDRMIVGAALPTTAPLGLPHDKELGTSFFLERREIGILNVGAPGSVKVGGTKYELGTLDCVYVGLGEKDVTFENGASGQAAFYFISTPAHAKYPTTVVRKADVSSDPIGDVTKANRRRILKYIHIDGVKSCQLVMGCTEFEPGSVWNTMPPHVHSRRTEIYLYFDVADQMVVHLMGEPQKTRHIIMRDREVVLSPAWSIHSGVGTGSYRFVWAMGGDNQVFSDMDACPIAELK
- the argF gene encoding ornithine carbamoyltransferase, with amino-acid sequence MKHFLKETDFKPHEVAEVFALARDLKQKRGRHTPPVLQHQTWAMIFSKSSTRTRVSFEVGIHELGGNPLFLNKNDIQLGRGESIEDTAKVLSRFVHGLVVRTYDHAEVERLAAAGNIPVINALTDFLHPCQIYADAFTLAERWAPKDGDLLASLKGRKIAFLGDTACNMANSWVLGANLFGMKIALSGPKGFEPDAAANALFAKEGFAGGYQFTTDPYEAVKDADVVYTDVWVSMGKEAESAERIKQMTPFAVTAKLFAAAKPDAYFMHCLPAYPGKEVTQEVLDNPRSIIFDQAENRLHAQKAIMAVLAQQPRA
- a CDS encoding argininosuccinate synthase, with amino-acid sequence MKIVLAYSGGLDTSVIVKWLKETYDAEIITFAADVGQEEELKGLDKKAKKTGASKHYTLDLVEEFASDFIFPMIRANAIYEGQYYLGTSIARPLIAKAQVDIAHKEKADTVAHGATGKGNDQCRFELTYMALDPKLQIIAPWKMEEYRALFPGRAEMIAYCAEHKIPVEASLKKPYSMDRNLLHISYEAGILEDPWFDPTTEANKGMFKLSVSPEDAPDKPEYVEIDFEAGNAVAVNGKKLSPGKLLKALNKLGGKHGIGRVDLVENRFVGMKSRGVYETPGGTILMQAHRQVESLTLDREVLQLRDGLIPKYAQLVYNGFWFAPEREALQALVDESQRYVTGTVRLKLYKGNIITCGRKSKFSMYDDKIASMEGVKSWYNQSDATGFIRLNGLRLRARNLAQGGPKIGS
- a CDS encoding glucose 1-dehydrogenase — protein: MSNYLQQKFGLAGKVALVTGSSQGLGRSMALALAQAGADVIINGRDASKLGAVVAEVEKLGRRAVGIAADLGKREDVQRLIDQAIAWQGHLDILVNNAGLIKRTPAVDHSDADWDLVLGVNLDGVFTACRAAGKHMLARGSGKIINIASLLTFFGGITVPGYAASKGAVGQLTKALSNEWSSKGVNVNAISPGYMRTDNTAALQADAVRSKEILSRIPANRWGEPGDMDGAIVFLASAASDYLSGIVMPVDGGWCGR
- a CDS encoding methyl-accepting chemotaxis protein, with translation MKLPSLTIGRKITSGFALVFALFLIVAAIAYFALGRAGKGLADFSDSTAETNVAANLESSMLNLRMGVNEFLATGSEDSIANYEKNRKALDAAVDQAATAMKDNADRAQDIADAKKLLVEYNAAFQKTVTLLHERQAEVANTLDPRSTAIGDALKGILLAARQSGDQNASFKTSSALQNFFEALAAVNSFLLTREDTHAEKTRASIAAMVKQVVGMEKELKEAEALDASLADPTKAKLITEIQQNAAVYIEGFEKVVASTQARAAVVKDDLERLAPLFTKEITNVRTSLRKQQDDLDQISRDDQKKNEFLVLSLSIAGIVLGIVFAFVIVRSVTRPISLLTTRLTGGAEHTASASSQVTSASQTMAEGSSRQAAALEESSASLEEMAGMTRKNAENAQAAKSLANQTRVAADAGTEDMKEMKAAMAAIQTSSTEISKIIKTIDEIAFQTNLLALNAAVEAARAGEAGLGFAVVADEVRSLAQRSVQAARETAQKISDSTAKSEQGAKISEKVGKSLDEITAKARQVDELIAEIAVASQEQSQGIDQVSRAVSDMDQVTQANAATAEETSAAANELSSQAAQLKGIINELTHMVSGNKTATEASAAPAQPEAAPVEVAAASAPKPAARPARAAAKAARPAPARARHVETAANGSAPVKNSIPNRNGHEAASSDDRFFKDV
- a CDS encoding energy transducer TonB; this encodes MTSPLLRFLSLFTFLALVSLPLTSVADDTIYTKVDENPVPVKTPPPRYPDSLKREGVSGVVAVTIVIDETGAVASTSVAKSSHPDFERPAMEAVAKWKFKPAKKDGAAVKVKVTLPLRFSVED
- a CDS encoding TIGR02597 family protein yields the protein MEIAPSIFNHPTIARPIINVSTTRLLSNTLVLGLTLTLCGATASVAATATTDPVGYNTISLLANSDTYVSVPFHRPAAFVGQVSSFSGNVITVAGTPGWTASQFVYASGTQANTYYAFIRSGTKEGNYYTVTANAGNTLTIDLAGDTLTGLAANDSISIIPYWTLGTLFPAADAGVSFTTSASPFAVQTYVLIPNLQASGINLSTTSSYFFYNGAWRLFGQDLTVSRNDDTLIPDTYFIVRNNASAGTLTQTGSVLTKKFVTPLQTYTGGKQDNPVALLRPVPVTLDDSGLAASGAFSASSSPLNLSDILLVFDNTVAAKNKSSSATYYYYNGAWRKFGADASQNFGSTVVFGPGTGVQIRKATSSTGSASIWTNSATY
- a CDS encoding PEP-CTERM sorting domain-containing protein (PEP-CTERM proteins occur, often in large numbers, in the proteomes of bacteria that also encode an exosortase, a predicted intramembrane cysteine proteinase. The presence of a PEP-CTERM domain at a protein's C-terminus predicts cleavage within the sorting domain, followed by covalent anchoring to some some component of the (usually Gram-negative) cell surface. Many PEP-CTERM proteins exhibit an unusual sequence composition that includes large numbers of potential glycosylation sites. Expression of one such protein has been shown restore the ability of a bacterium to form floc, a type of biofilm.) translates to MTVGAGGSIADSLGNATLTTVPEPATTVALLGGAAGLFVMYRRRQRKAVTTAPAA
- a CDS encoding DUF4861 domain-containing protein — translated: MKNLRASFLISSLLFAASALCAADKVTVTVTHALDAARPSETITIPWSEVNKALPNAYLQKIAVKDAAGNVLPYQVTNVAPQAKDPKNVGAAYGELIFQHSFAAGEKSATFTIEKTDVVSPVFPQKAFARYIPERLDDFGWENDKVAHRTYGQALGEPAPAGVVKEVLVTSGLDIWSKRVDYPIVDRWYNKGHDHYHKDQGEGMDMYNVGKSRGCGGTGVWDGTTLFVGRNYKTWKIIANGPIRAIFELGYDSWDANGVKVSEVKRFTVDAGHNLDRIDSTFTFEGAPTITVATGLNKNNADKGQEPQVEVIKNEAAGVLAQWTVQKTNGALGTAVLIPGGKFEGYAEDTLNVLALAKAESGKPVTYYAGSGWTKAGDFPTKESWEKYLADFATRLKSPITVKVGE